In Leptotrichia sp. oral taxon 221, the DNA window CTAAGCCGAGGCTAAGTAGCGCAGGCGAATGGAAAATAGGTTAATATTCCTATACCACTTAATTAACGTTATTACTGATGGAGTGACGCAGGAAGGTATGTGAGAAGGCTGACGGTTTAGCCTTTCTAAGGAAATAGCGTGAGCATATAGGCAAATCCGTATGCTTAAACGTGAGAACTGATGGGTAAGCACCTCTTGGTGTAAGTCACAAATCCTACACTGCCAAGAAAAACTTCTAAGGAGGAAATTAAGTGCCCGTACTGTAAACCGACACAGGTGGACAGAGTGAGAAACTTAAGGCCGACAGGCTAACTCTAGCTAAGGAACTCTGCAAAATAGCCCCGTAACTTCGGGAGAAGGGGTGCCTATATTACTTGAGAAGAGAAACACTTCAAGGGGAAATAGGTCGCAGTGAAGAGTCTCAAGCAACTGTTTACCAAAAACACAGGTCTATGCTAAGCTGAAAGGCGACGTATATGGGCTGACACCTGCCCAGTGCCGGAAGGTTAAGAGGAGGATTGAGAGATCCGAATTGAAGCCCCGGTGAACGGCGGCCGTAACTATAACGGTCCTAAGGTAGCGAAATTCCTTGTCGGGTAAGTTCCGACCTGCACGAATGGTGAAATGATTTGAGAGCTGTCTTGGCTGGAGGCCTGGTGAAGTTGTAATGTCGGTGAAGATACCGACTACCTGCAGTAGGACGGAAAGACCCCGTGGAGCTTTACTGTAGCTTGGCATTGGGTTTTGGCAATGTGTGTATAGGATAGTTGGGAGACTGTGAAGTAATGGCGTCAGTTGTTACAGAGTCGCTGTTGGAATACCAACCATATGTTGTTGAAATTCTAATCTGGTATCGGAGACAGTGCTAGGTGGGCAGTTTGACTGGGGCGGTCGCCTCCAAAAGAGTAACGGAGGCGTTCAAAGGTTCCCTCAGGTTGGATGGAAATCAACCTAAGAGTGCAAACGCATAAGGGAGCTTGACTGCGAGACTGACGGGTCGAGCAGGTACGAAAGTAGGAGTTAGTGATCCGGTGGTTCCGTATGGAAGGGCCATCGCTCAACGGATAAAAGCTACCCCGGGGATAACAGGCTGATACTTCCCAAGAGTCCATATCGACGGAAGTGTTTGGCACCTCGATGTCGGCTCGTCTCATCCTGGGGCTGGAGAAGGTCCCAAGGGTTGGGCTGTTCGCCCATTAAAGAGGCACGCGAGCTGGGTTCAGAACGTCGTGAGACAGTTCGGTCCCTATCCACTGCAGGCGCTAGAATATTGAAAAGATCTGTCCTTAGTACGAGAGGACCGGGATGGACAAACCTCTGATGTATCAGTTGTCACGCCAGTGGCATGGCTGAGTAGTCACGTTTGGAAGGGATAATCGCTGAAAGCATCTAAGTGAGAAGCCCACTTTGAGATGAGTGTTCTTTTAGTATCCATCGAGAACAGGTGGTGATAGGCTGGAGGTGTAAGTATAGAGATATATTTAGCTGACCAGTACTAATAATACGAAAGCTTTTAATATTCTTTTTACCATACTATTTATTTCTCATTGTCTTTATTAAGTTTTAAGTTTGGTGACAATAGCGACAGGGATACACCTGGTTACATTTCGAACCCAGTAGTTAAGTCTGTTTACGCCGAAGATACTTAGAGTTATCTAGGGAAAATAGGAAATTGCCAAACTTTTTAATATATATTCTTATTAAAAAAGAGTGTCTCCGTAGCTCAGCTGGTTAGAGCATCTGACTGTTAATCAGAGGGTCGTTGGTTCGAGTCCAACCGGGGACGCCATTTTTTTTATTATATTTTTCTTTAATTTTTAACAAAAGATAGCAAGAAGTCTCCGACTTCTATAAGTGGAAGATGAATTGCTTTTTTTGTAAAAAAATTGAAAAAAATATATACTTATGATACAATTTTTGTATAAAATATAGAAGAGAAATCATTAATGATAAAATTTCTAAAAAAAATAATTAAAAATAATATTCAAAATCAAAAGGAGGTGTAATTTATGAAATATAATTTAGCATTCAAATACAGAATTTATCCAAATAAGGAACAGAAATTATTGATAAACAAGACTTTTGGATGTGTTCGTTTTGTTTACAATACGATTTTGTATACTGCGAATAAATTTTATGAAGAAACTGGAAAAAATAAAATAATTACACCTGCTAGTTTGAAAAGTGAAAATCAATTTTTGAAAGAAGTAGACAGTTTGGCACTTTCAAATGCTCAATTGAAAGCGAAAATATCAAAATTACATGAATATATTAAAAATTGTCGAAGAGATTTTTTACATAAATTATCGAAAAAATTGTCTGAAACATATAATGCTGTGGTTGTTGAGGATTTGAATATGAAAGGGATGAGCCAGGCATTAAATTTTGGAAAAAGTATAGGAGATAATGGATGGGGAATGTTTTTGAGGATGCTTGAGTATAAACTGATGTTTTTAGGGAAACAATTTTTGAAGATAGATAAGTGGTTTCCGTCGTCGAAAACTTGTAGTAAATGTGGAAATGTTAAAGAGGAACTGAAATTATCAGAAAGAAGCTATAAATGTGAGTGCTGTGGAATTGAGATTGATAGAGATTATAATGCGGCACTGAATATAAAAAACATTGGAAAAGAGATTTTGAAATATTAGGAAATAAAAAGACA includes these proteins:
- a CDS encoding RNA-guided endonuclease TnpB family protein — encoded protein: MKYNLAFKYRIYPNKEQKLLINKTFGCVRFVYNTILYTANKFYEETGKNKIITPASLKSENQFLKEVDSLALSNAQLKAKISKLHEYIKNCRRDFLHKLSKKLSETYNAVVVEDLNMKGMSQALNFGKSIGDNGWGMFLRMLEYKLMFLGKQFLKIDKWFPSSKTCSKCGNVKEELKLSERSYKCECCGIEIDRDYNAALNIKNIGKEILKY